One Natrinema longum genomic window carries:
- a CDS encoding carboxypeptidase M32 codes for MATDQAQSDASEGDTYDQFEERVRRISNVGNAAGILRWDQEVVMPDEGTPARAQQLSTLSSISHELLTADETGELLEELEGSDLEDEQAAVVREIRRRYDRETSVPQELVEEISATASNAHPKWKQAKEDDDFDHFAPTLEKLVDLKREYAEHIDPDADPYAVLFADYEPYIDLETAERVLERLREELVPLIDAIDDSDADLATDAFAGEFDDDDQEALARDVLDSLGYDWDRGRLDTAPHPFSSGTQFDARVTTRFEEDDLLGSITSTIHEFGHANYTLGLPDDGYGTPLGEARDLSVHESQSRLWENHVGRSRAFWKHFLPIARDRFPELADVTPEEAYEAANQVHDDNLIRVEADELTYHLHIVVRFEIERDLIRGDLEVSEIPEVWNDKYEDYLGVRPETDAAGCLQDIHWSHGDFGYFSTYSLGSVLAAQLYAAAESDLGEFDEQIREGEFGELNGWLRENVHQHGKRYVTPDLIEQATGEGLTADSFLEYVTSKYGDLYELEEY; via the coding sequence ATGGCGACCGATCAGGCCCAAAGCGACGCGAGCGAGGGCGACACCTACGACCAGTTCGAAGAGCGAGTGCGACGCATCTCGAACGTCGGGAACGCCGCCGGCATCCTCCGATGGGACCAGGAAGTCGTGATGCCCGACGAGGGGACCCCTGCCCGAGCACAACAGCTCTCGACGCTGTCCTCGATCAGTCACGAACTCCTGACCGCCGACGAGACGGGCGAACTGCTCGAGGAACTCGAAGGGAGCGACCTCGAGGACGAGCAGGCCGCCGTCGTCCGCGAGATCCGCCGGCGGTACGACCGCGAGACGAGCGTCCCACAGGAACTCGTCGAGGAGATATCGGCGACGGCGTCGAACGCCCACCCCAAGTGGAAGCAGGCGAAAGAGGACGACGACTTCGACCACTTCGCGCCGACCCTCGAGAAACTGGTCGATCTCAAGCGGGAGTACGCGGAGCACATCGATCCCGACGCCGACCCCTACGCCGTGCTCTTCGCGGACTACGAGCCCTACATCGACCTCGAGACCGCAGAGCGGGTCCTCGAACGACTCCGCGAGGAACTCGTCCCGCTGATCGATGCGATCGACGACAGCGACGCCGACCTCGCCACGGACGCCTTCGCGGGGGAGTTCGACGACGACGATCAGGAAGCGCTCGCACGCGACGTGCTGGACTCGCTGGGCTACGACTGGGACCGTGGCCGACTCGATACTGCGCCACATCCGTTCTCGTCGGGCACGCAGTTCGACGCCCGCGTGACGACCCGATTCGAGGAGGACGACCTCCTGGGCTCGATCACGTCGACGATCCACGAGTTCGGCCACGCGAACTACACCCTCGGACTTCCGGACGACGGCTACGGGACGCCGCTGGGCGAGGCGCGGGACCTCTCCGTCCACGAGTCCCAGTCCCGCCTCTGGGAGAACCACGTCGGCCGTTCTCGCGCCTTCTGGAAGCACTTCCTGCCGATCGCCCGCGATCGCTTCCCCGAACTCGCGGACGTCACACCCGAGGAGGCCTACGAGGCGGCCAACCAGGTCCACGACGATAACCTCATCCGCGTCGAGGCGGACGAACTCACCTACCACCTCCACATCGTGGTCCGCTTCGAGATCGAACGCGATCTGATCCGGGGCGACCTCGAGGTCTCCGAAATCCCCGAAGTCTGGAACGACAAGTACGAGGACTATCTGGGCGTGCGACCGGAGACGGACGCGGCGGGCTGCCTGCAGGACATCCACTGGTCCCACGGCGACTTCGGCTACTTCTCGACCTACTCGCTTGGATCGGTGCTCGCAGCACAGCTCTACGCCGCCGCGGAATCCGATCTCGGCGAGTTCGACGAGCAGATTCGCGAGGGCGAGTTCGGCGAACTCAACGGCTGGCTCCGCGAGAACGTCCACCAGCACGGCAAACGCTACGTCACGCCCGACCTGATCGAGCAGGCCACCGGCGAGGGGCTGACTGCGGACTCTTTCCTCGAGTACGTCACGTCGAAGTACGGCGACCTGTACGAACTCGAGGAGTACTGA
- a CDS encoding M20 family metallopeptidase, translating to MSVVDLTRDLVAIPSHEDETAAGDFLEDWLRRETDATVTRDAVGNVIARKGSGPETLAFVGHHDVVEPTGAQVANADGDDPNEYVVEERDGRLYGRGTADMKGALAAALLAFRDSEVRTPSSGRTQSGDADSAGELVVASFVGEEVGGVGAQHALETGFAPDYAVVGEGSTDYSGPDVTDVAIAHKGRRGSTITAHGTAAHASEADTGENAIYRATEAIDGVRSLQPPSVDVAGETLEGRLTVTEIDGGSAMNVVPARCEFTVDERTVPGERAALERVTEPAGIEWTVDQDLPPMRCTDEAFAECVLEAAAASQAGAPELVTKPHATDAGWLSRAGTECVIYGPSEPGEAHTDDESVSIEVLERCRETYRRVARRWLTAR from the coding sequence ATGAGCGTCGTCGATCTGACCCGCGACCTCGTCGCGATCCCGAGCCACGAAGACGAGACCGCTGCCGGCGACTTCCTCGAGGACTGGCTGCGCCGCGAGACCGACGCTACCGTGACTCGAGACGCTGTCGGAAACGTGATCGCCCGGAAGGGAAGCGGTCCGGAGACCCTCGCGTTCGTCGGTCATCACGACGTCGTCGAGCCGACCGGGGCACAGGTCGCGAACGCGGACGGAGACGACCCGAACGAGTACGTCGTCGAGGAACGCGACGGCCGTCTCTACGGTCGCGGAACGGCCGACATGAAAGGGGCGCTCGCAGCCGCCCTGCTCGCGTTTCGGGACAGCGAGGTGCGAACGCCCTCGAGCGGTCGGACGCAGTCCGGCGACGCCGACTCCGCCGGCGAACTCGTCGTCGCGAGCTTCGTCGGTGAGGAGGTCGGCGGGGTCGGCGCACAGCACGCGCTCGAGACCGGATTCGCACCCGACTACGCCGTCGTCGGCGAAGGGTCGACCGACTACTCCGGGCCGGACGTCACCGACGTGGCCATCGCCCACAAGGGTCGCCGCGGGAGCACGATCACCGCGCACGGAACCGCGGCACACGCCAGCGAGGCCGATACCGGCGAGAACGCGATCTATCGCGCTACCGAGGCCATCGATGGCGTCCGCAGCCTCCAGCCTCCGTCGGTCGACGTGGCCGGCGAGACACTCGAGGGACGGCTCACGGTCACCGAGATCGATGGCGGCTCGGCGATGAACGTCGTTCCCGCCCGCTGTGAGTTCACGGTCGACGAGCGGACGGTCCCCGGCGAACGGGCCGCCCTCGAGCGGGTCACAGAACCCGCGGGCATCGAGTGGACGGTCGATCAGGACCTGCCACCGATGCGCTGTACGGACGAGGCCTTCGCCGAGTGCGTTCTCGAGGCCGCCGCCGCGTCGCAGGCGGGGGCTCCCGAACTCGTGACGAAACCCCACGCGACCGACGCGGGTTGGCTCTCACGGGCCGGCACCGAGTGCGTGATCTACGGGCCGTCCGAACCCGGCGAAGCCCACACCGACGACGAGAGCGTCTCGATCGAGGTCCTCGAGCGATGTCGAGAGACCTACCGGCGGGTCGCACGGCGGTGGCTGACGGCCCGGTGA
- a CDS encoding globin-coupled sensor protein, with the protein MQPEQTFGRGGLNGFLDVDDLIDRIGLDEDEIAWRKEFIGFDEDDERRLADLESMMRDNREEIADDFYENVLHYEQTRAIVDRSPKDVDALKQTQQAYLVSLASGSYDQSYFQNRTRIGKLHEMLDMPLKQYIGQYGVYYDLILSRLNERMQRQVVDAIEEWAAERDTDGDEGGLGRFVGALGLGGGDEEIPDGLEESFEAAVRDAIDDGMMDVLSLLRIINLDMQVATETYVDSYAQRLEESIERRRRLAREVEEDVQTPITELHEASEVVARRAEAISTHTESQANSITTAAGELNEVSAAVEEVASVADEVRTESERTEQLAAAGVDAADEALDELEAIETATDRVADAADSLAERTDEIDAIVERLDDLAERTTVLAANAKIESSRADSGGGETMGVIASEVRSFAEQTKSDLAEIESAVEAVREDAAATVETTEETVARVDTGTDRVRKTVDSLEEIHDAAEGTAAGMEDVAAAADQQAHGVEATAETLEGLSDSADKVASAAESMAAASQQQTASLREVHDSVTRLTDDDPGVEPPAYERID; encoded by the coding sequence ATGCAACCGGAGCAGACGTTCGGTCGGGGTGGACTCAACGGCTTTCTCGACGTCGACGATCTCATCGATCGGATCGGGCTCGATGAGGACGAGATCGCCTGGCGAAAGGAGTTCATCGGCTTCGACGAGGACGACGAACGACGGCTGGCGGATCTCGAGTCGATGATGCGGGACAACCGCGAGGAGATCGCCGACGACTTCTACGAAAACGTGTTGCACTACGAGCAGACGCGAGCGATCGTCGACCGATCACCGAAAGACGTCGACGCGCTCAAACAGACCCAGCAGGCGTATCTCGTCTCGCTGGCGAGCGGTTCCTACGATCAGTCGTACTTCCAGAACCGGACACGAATCGGGAAACTCCACGAAATGCTCGATATGCCCCTGAAACAGTACATCGGGCAGTACGGCGTCTACTACGATCTCATCCTCTCGCGGTTGAACGAGCGGATGCAGCGACAGGTCGTCGACGCCATCGAGGAGTGGGCAGCGGAACGCGATACCGACGGAGACGAGGGCGGACTCGGTCGGTTCGTCGGCGCACTGGGACTGGGCGGCGGGGACGAGGAGATCCCCGACGGCCTCGAGGAGTCGTTCGAAGCCGCCGTCAGGGACGCAATCGACGACGGCATGATGGACGTCCTCTCCTTGTTGCGGATCATCAATCTCGACATGCAGGTCGCGACCGAAACGTACGTCGACTCCTACGCCCAGCGACTCGAGGAGTCGATCGAACGACGCAGACGGCTCGCTCGCGAGGTCGAAGAGGACGTACAGACGCCGATCACCGAACTCCACGAAGCGAGCGAGGTCGTCGCACGACGCGCCGAGGCGATCAGCACCCACACCGAGTCACAGGCGAACAGCATCACCACGGCTGCGGGCGAACTCAACGAGGTGAGCGCTGCCGTCGAAGAGGTCGCGAGCGTCGCGGACGAGGTTCGAACGGAAAGCGAACGAACCGAGCAACTCGCGGCGGCGGGCGTCGACGCGGCCGACGAGGCGCTGGACGAACTCGAGGCGATCGAAACCGCGACCGACCGCGTCGCCGATGCCGCCGATTCCCTGGCCGAGCGGACCGACGAGATCGACGCCATCGTCGAGCGCCTCGACGATCTCGCCGAGCGGACGACGGTGCTGGCGGCGAACGCGAAGATCGAATCCTCTCGAGCGGACAGCGGCGGCGGTGAGACGATGGGAGTGATCGCCAGCGAAGTACGCTCGTTCGCCGAGCAGACGAAATCCGATCTCGCGGAGATCGAAAGCGCCGTCGAGGCCGTCCGCGAGGACGCCGCAGCCACGGTCGAAACGACCGAGGAAACGGTCGCCCGCGTCGATACCGGGACGGACCGCGTCCGGAAGACGGTCGACTCGCTCGAGGAGATCCACGACGCCGCAGAGGGGACCGCGGCGGGGATGGAAGACGTGGCGGCTGCGGCCGACCAGCAAGCACACGGCGTCGAGGCGACGGCCGAAACGCTCGAAGGGCTCTCGGATTCGGCCGACAAGGTCGCGAGCGCTGCGGAATCGATGGCGGCGGCGAGCCAACAGCAGACGGCGAGTCTTCGCGAGGTCCACGACTCCGTCACGCGGCTCACCGACGACGACCCAGGGGTCGAGCCACCGGCGTACGAACGGATCGACTGA